The Liolophura sinensis isolate JHLJ2023 chromosome 8, CUHK_Ljap_v2, whole genome shotgun sequence sequence ctgccactCCCCGTAACACCAGACGATGCGTTGTGGGGGTAGATGAATGCAGAGTTGGAGCATGTTCCACTAACCGTTTCACAAAACACAGACTTCCCAGATCCCGTCGGGCCGCTGACAATGCAGGTAAAGGGATGCTCCCATCGCGTGTCCATGGGTAGAAACTAACTCCTTCGGCGGTTTGGATCGTCGtacgggtgggggtggtggataGTGGGGGAGTGACGGCAGGTGATGGTACCTGTGTCGCCTGCGTTGCCTGCGTtgcctgtgttacctgtgttacctgtgttgtctgtgttgcctgtgttacctgtgttgtgttaggGGGTAGATAGACAGGTGTGGAAACGATGCTAGGTATTGGTGTGGTGGGGTGAGTAGGGGTGGGTGATGGGGGTGAGGAGTTTGAGGAGAGTGGGTGTCGTCGGTGTAGTGTGGTTGTGGTGGGTGTGGAGGGTTGTGACGtgggagttcgatcccagctcggGGTAATGGCGCTAGTGGCAGTGACGGCGTTCTCGGTATTGTCAAACCGACGGGCAATTGATGGTGGTTGGGGTGGCGATACAGGTGTCCCAATCCAGCGGAAACGCGTCTTGTTCAGTTGTCCTCGTAGATATTGCAGGGTTGACTGGTCTTGGAGCAATTGTAGGCTGAGTTCCGCagccaatccacccactaaagCACCGATGTACAAGAGAACCCCCAGTACGGCTGCTACGGTCcctttattctcgcgcaagccttgtaTACACCGATCCATCCCTTGAGGCAGGTCAGTCGGAAGTGGTAGCGACCTCGTTAGCCTCGGGTTTAAATACGTTCCACGTCCGTGGccggcacccaagaattaaagctgggtggataacccacccacttcacccaatagtacagtttcCCTCGCCGACGCTCCttttttaagatcttctccacctgataaaacttatcCACCGCGGCTGTCACCGGTTGGAGTTCGGTTTCGTAAAACGTCCCTAGCAATTGGTCCCCGTTCaaatcctccagtgtgtacacagcaGGCTGTTGAGGGTGGGAGCGgacgatgcggaacatttccgtgctccaattcggcaggtatgatttttcaaatttcccttttaCCTTACTGATACGCACGAGATCACCGGCCTGACACCGGTGGACCGAACGTTTGGCTGTGGGTGGATCGTACAAGACTTGGCGGACTTCCTTCTGGTTCTGGGGGGTGACGTCGATAGGAGCTCGTCGTATGCTTCGGTGGTAGGCTTGATTGTAACCGCGAACCAGCGCCAGGTAgcgccgagtgttgtgagcggtgaaatatttgtacatgcgaccTTTCAAAGTGCGGTTGAACCGTTCTACCACGGAGGCttggtttcgttaaacgtgtgaaagaaaaacacccctttgtcctttaaaaaggcttgaaacggtctgttcagaaactctttcccctcgtccgtttgcaggtacaacggtTGGCGACCCGTCTTgaaaaatctgttgaaatgccTCGATCAAATAAGCCCCGGTTTTGGCCCGGAGTGGCATCACCCAGGCATACTTGGAGAGCACATCGATGCAGgtcagtaggtaacggttgttgtcattctctttggcgaacgctgtcatgtcgaccaggtccgcctgccactgaccttgctgcttggtgtctgttgtgtgtaatgagtgaacCCACCTCAGACcgcctatatatagtatagagtGGCGTGGAGTGCggtatagtatggtatagtatagtatagtatagtagagtgTAGTATAGTCTAGTCTAGTATAGTCTAGTCTAGTCTAGTAGAGTAGAGTGGAGTCtccagtgtgcatgtatgtttgggtgGGGTGTCGATCCAACCATCCCTACCACAACCCACAGGTAGTCAGACAGGGAAATCCCACCGACAGGCTCTACGGTTCATAACACCGACCCTCTGCCTGCAGCAGTGAGCCTTCCTGGGCGAACAGTGTTGCAAAGACACGCTGAGCGATCCTACCCACCAGCCAGCCTGCAGTCAGACCAACAATGttgtcagctgtgctttgttttgacacgtggtttttgtttggacacgtggttttttttttggctcggctgcgccttgtatacattgtatacatcgTTGCCAGCCAGCCAGCTAGCCGGTGCAtccatacataatacataggagctaTCGGGATAGATACCAGCCCTAGCCTGACAATTCGGGGAAGAATTCACATGTCATGCTAAAGCGAACATGGCACCAGTTTGCAGTGTATCACAGGTAACAGCAAACACAGTGTAGTGCCCACGCCTTTACTCAAGGGAGGTCATTAAGATATGGCACACCGCCCTCCCCTTTTCTGGGTTGTTTGAATCGCTCACACTAAATAGTTTGTTGACCTTATTAGTTTGTTTACCTGTAATTAGCTC is a genomic window containing:
- the LOC135473602 gene encoding uncharacterized protein LOC135473602, which translates into the protein MYKYFTAHNTRRYLALVRGYNQAYHRSIRRAPIDVTPQNQKEVRQVLYDPPTAKRSVHRCQAGDLVRISKVKGKFEKSYLPNWSTEMFRIVRSHPQQPAVYTLEDLNGDQLLGTFYETELQPVTAAVDKFYQVEKILKKERRRGKLYYWVKWVGYPPSFNSWVPATDVERI